One region of Candidatus Neomarinimicrobiota bacterium genomic DNA includes:
- a CDS encoding glycosyltransferase, which translates to MKKLIWFAEIKWDYLVTRKQQILRRFPDDWQILYIEPYVVGKEQHWLPSRRENLTVLTIPFLKRIPNKRIAAILDLRLVRMVFGLIGTLYFQIMAMFSGFSGKDRVIGLSSAYWGKIAGRLPATLHFYDANDAHLDFPGTPEWLREYLLAYLETADLSFAVSPEIQDSIVKWGADNVQLLGNGVDYEHFSQLQTTPDELINITKPILGYAGAMDWLDAVLIVKICKAYPDYEIILLGPEIHPGWFSSQTEFTGLSNLRYLGKVDYKVLPAFVQAFNVALIPFVVDELTKPLNPNKLYEYSAAGKPVVSMNYSSTIDKLRDVIFVGNTHEEYLDQIQLALVKPEDHQRIALAKANSWDHVAQKLEDTIVAGVAGKK; encoded by the coding sequence ATGAAAAAACTAATCTGGTTTGCCGAGATCAAATGGGATTATCTGGTGACCCGTAAGCAACAGATCCTCAGACGCTTTCCAGATGACTGGCAGATTCTCTATATCGAACCCTACGTTGTTGGTAAAGAACAGCACTGGCTGCCCAGCCGCCGCGAAAATCTTACCGTGCTTACCATTCCCTTTTTAAAGCGAATTCCCAACAAACGGATCGCTGCTATTCTGGATCTACGTTTGGTGCGTATGGTCTTTGGCTTGATCGGAACACTCTATTTTCAAATAATGGCCATGTTTTCAGGGTTCTCGGGAAAAGATCGTGTCATTGGTCTTAGTTCAGCCTACTGGGGCAAAATTGCCGGAAGACTCCCGGCCACCCTCCATTTTTACGATGCCAACGATGCCCACCTGGATTTTCCTGGTACACCTGAGTGGCTTCGTGAGTATTTACTGGCCTATCTGGAAACGGCAGATCTTTCGTTTGCCGTTAGCCCCGAGATCCAGGATTCCATTGTAAAATGGGGAGCTGACAATGTTCAGCTGTTGGGCAATGGTGTGGATTATGAGCATTTCTCACAGCTTCAAACTACACCTGATGAGCTGATAAATATCACAAAACCCATATTGGGTTATGCTGGAGCCATGGATTGGCTGGATGCTGTGTTAATTGTAAAGATTTGTAAAGCATATCCGGACTACGAAATTATCCTGTTGGGACCGGAAATACACCCCGGTTGGTTTTCATCTCAAACAGAATTTACGGGTCTGTCGAACTTACGATATCTAGGCAAAGTCGATTATAAAGTACTACCTGCATTTGTTCAAGCTTTCAATGTTGCCTTAATACCTTTTGTAGTTGATGAATTAACTAAACCGCTGAACCCCAATAAGTTATATGAATATAGTGCAGCAGGGAAACCAGTGGTTTCCATGAATTATTCCTCAACTATAGACAAATTACGTGATGTGATTTTTGTTGGGAATACCCATGAGGAGTACCTGGACCAGATCCAATTGGCCCTGGTTAAACCGGAGGATCACCAAAGAATTGCTCTAGCCAAAGCGAATAGCTGGGATCACGTTGCCCAGAAGCTTGAAGATACCATTGTAGCTGGAGTTGCAGGTAAAAAGTGA
- a CDS encoding glycosyltransferase family 2 protein yields the protein MDNPKVCILVLNWNGANDTIECLNSLQKLTYANTELVVIDNGSDDDSVVRIKQAHPQIELLELPRNLLYGGGNNAGLEWTRGRHFDYLIFLNNDTTVEADFVEPLLEAFQNEWSVGMAAPLMCYSADPDLVWYGGGIVNLWSGVVAHRHIRANSSAIRTDTQATDYITGCCLMLPTELAHQMGGFDPAFKMYGEDVDLSLRCRAAGYQLAFVPQSKIYHKVSASIGGEFGFSKLKRKLRGMLQIYARHAHWYQWITILFSQIFMSFGFLMTYLKHRTR from the coding sequence ATGGATAACCCAAAAGTCTGCATTCTGGTGTTGAACTGGAATGGTGCCAACGATACGATTGAATGCTTGAACTCTCTCCAAAAACTGACCTATGCAAATACGGAGCTTGTGGTTATCGATAATGGATCCGACGATGATTCAGTTGTCCGGATCAAGCAGGCTCATCCTCAGATTGAGCTGCTTGAATTACCCCGGAATCTACTCTATGGCGGGGGGAACAATGCCGGATTGGAGTGGACCAGGGGTCGTCATTTCGATTATCTCATTTTCCTAAATAATGATACAACCGTTGAAGCTGATTTTGTGGAACCTCTGCTGGAAGCATTTCAAAACGAGTGGTCAGTAGGAATGGCTGCTCCTCTGATGTGCTATTCCGCTGATCCTGACCTGGTTTGGTATGGGGGCGGAATTGTTAATCTGTGGTCTGGTGTGGTTGCTCATCGGCATATCAGAGCCAATTCAAGTGCGATCAGGACGGATACACAAGCTACCGATTATATTACGGGTTGTTGTCTCATGCTGCCCACAGAATTGGCGCATCAAATGGGTGGCTTTGATCCGGCATTTAAAATGTATGGGGAGGATGTGGACCTTTCCTTACGTTGTCGCGCTGCTGGTTACCAACTGGCATTTGTCCCGCAGAGTAAAATATATCACAAAGTGTCAGCATCCATTGGTGGTGAGTTTGGTTTTTCAAAGCTCAAACGTAAACTGCGCGGGATGCTTCAGATCTATGCTCGACACGCCCACTGGTATCAGTGGATTACGATCCTGTTTTCACAGATCTTCATGAGTTTTGGATTTCTAATGACCTACTTAAAACATCGGACCAGATAG
- a CDS encoding glycosyltransferase produces MRLSLISVGPPYRGGISDLSALIYEELSRDHSVQFINYSRQYPKLLFPGKTEYKVGQLASDFPSERILDSINPFTWFKAVRSINAFQSELVIFRYWNPFFAPLINVISRQLKKAGISVAIVVDNLIPHERSWIDSWMAKRVLRHADHVFTMSRSVTEDVLTNSPEASVTTLFHPLYEIYQSRYTKSEARELLKLSDKPVMLFFGLIRPYKGLDIFIKALGMIRGKLPDFQAFILGEAYEDEQKYKDLIQAAGISSNIVYRNEFIPDDELPLYFAACDVLVLPYRTATQSGIIGIAFQMDRPVIATQVGGLGEYIDHGKTGYLVPPEDPPALGDMILKFFAGSHQETMSKQVKASKSRFSIGSFCTEMTQEFLDG; encoded by the coding sequence GTGCGACTTTCTTTGATTAGTGTTGGACCACCGTATCGCGGTGGCATTTCGGATTTAAGCGCATTGATCTATGAAGAATTGAGCAGGGATCACAGTGTCCAGTTTATCAATTATTCCCGTCAATACCCGAAACTGCTCTTTCCCGGAAAAACTGAATACAAGGTGGGGCAACTTGCCTCTGATTTTCCATCGGAAAGAATTCTGGATTCCATCAACCCCTTTACCTGGTTTAAAGCGGTTCGCAGCATTAACGCCTTTCAGTCAGAACTGGTTATCTTTCGTTATTGGAATCCTTTTTTTGCTCCCCTGATCAATGTGATCAGCCGACAATTGAAGAAGGCTGGCATAAGCGTTGCGATAGTGGTGGATAATCTCATTCCTCATGAGAGATCATGGATCGATTCATGGATGGCTAAACGGGTACTGCGACACGCTGATCACGTATTTACCATGTCCAGATCTGTTACCGAGGATGTGTTGACGAATAGTCCAGAGGCTTCTGTAACAACACTATTCCATCCGCTTTATGAGATCTATCAGTCCCGCTATACGAAATCTGAAGCCCGTGAGCTGCTGAAGCTTTCTGATAAACCCGTTATGCTCTTCTTTGGTCTCATTAGACCTTATAAGGGCTTGGACATTTTCATAAAAGCGCTGGGGATGATTAGGGGTAAACTCCCGGATTTTCAGGCATTTATCCTTGGTGAGGCTTATGAAGATGAGCAGAAATATAAAGACCTGATCCAGGCAGCCGGCATATCTTCAAATATCGTCTATCGCAATGAATTCATTCCTGATGATGAATTACCCCTGTATTTCGCGGCCTGTGATGTGCTGGTTCTGCCATATCGAACCGCTACCCAGAGCGGGATCATTGGTATCGCCTTTCAAATGGATCGGCCAGTGATCGCAACTCAGGTAGGGGGGTTGGGTGAGTATATTGATCATGGAAAAACCGGTTATCTGGTTCCGCCTGAAGATCCCCCGGCTTTGGGAGATATGATCCTCAAATTTTTTGCTGGTTCTCATCAGGAAACCATGTCAAAGCAGGTAAAAGCTTCCAAATCACGATTTTCGATCGGTAGTTTTTGCACAGAAATGACCCAAGAGTTTCTGGATGGATAA
- a CDS encoding glycosyltransferase family 2 protein produces MSLISIVVPLFNEDESLAELLSQVEKSLESSSHQFEIIFIDDGSTDGSLDLIREMAVSDTRVRVISFQRNHGKAAALNAGFKAANGDYVITMDADLQDNPEEILPLITVLDDGWDMVSGWKQIRHDPIGKRWPSKLYNLTVSKLSGIPIHDFNCGLKAYTRKVVKNIDLYGEMHRYIPVLAKQKGFSCTEKVVQHRARKYGESKYGIARLFTGYLDLFTVMFLGKYMRKPMHFFGLAGMLLLMLGLGILGFLSIQWLQQYFYGTGQWINNRPIFFIGILLAIIGGQFVSMGLLGELITSSLHKENPVIRDDD; encoded by the coding sequence TTGAGTCTAATAAGTATTGTAGTTCCACTCTTTAATGAAGATGAATCTTTGGCAGAACTATTGTCTCAGGTCGAAAAATCACTGGAGTCTTCCAGCCATCAATTTGAGATCATATTCATAGATGATGGCTCAACGGATGGATCTTTGGATTTGATTCGGGAAATGGCTGTATCTGATACCCGTGTGAGGGTAATCAGCTTTCAGAGGAACCATGGCAAGGCAGCTGCTTTAAATGCCGGTTTTAAAGCTGCTAATGGTGATTATGTGATTACCATGGATGCTGATCTTCAGGACAATCCGGAAGAGATCCTGCCCCTCATTACAGTATTGGATGATGGCTGGGATATGGTGAGTGGCTGGAAACAGATTCGCCATGATCCCATCGGTAAAAGATGGCCATCGAAGTTGTATAACTTAACGGTCTCTAAACTTTCTGGAATACCCATTCATGATTTTAATTGTGGACTGAAAGCCTATACCCGGAAAGTAGTGAAGAACATCGACCTCTACGGCGAAATGCATCGGTATATTCCTGTTTTAGCAAAGCAGAAAGGTTTTTCCTGTACTGAGAAAGTTGTCCAGCACCGTGCCCGAAAATATGGCGAATCAAAATATGGGATAGCCCGACTCTTTACCGGATACCTTGATCTGTTTACCGTTATGTTTCTAGGTAAATACATGCGGAAACCCATGCACTTTTTCGGCCTGGCCGGCATGCTGCTTTTGATGCTGGGCCTAGGAATCCTCGGATTCCTTAGCATCCAGTGGTTGCAACAATATTTTTATGGTACGGGTCAGTGGATTAATAATCGTCCCATCTTCTTTATCGGTATTCTGCTTGCCATCATCGGAGGCCAATTTGTGTCTATGGGACTATTGGGGGAATTGATCACCAGCTCACTCCATAAGGAGAATCCTGTCATCCGTGATGATGACTGA
- a CDS encoding tetratricopeptide repeat protein, whose protein sequence is MPINRLSHRMVVWIYSAITVVVTAISLNAQENIRTYDTRAIDAFMNGMNLESDGKLDQAIIAYERALTFDAGAADIHFSLARLYFQVDQKALAKAALLEVIDLQPHNLKALELLGEIAQSEAEHTLALNYFDQILDVEHNNDYAILQTARIYHVLGDTIREADFLIRLWELDTDRMAALQRAENIYLNANDYTRITDLYDKLIKRMPTQTDLVGRQIRLFLGMNRFFAAEALMDSLIEVAPYSMDLQSMKTDLVKVMHGEMAAIDYLTKVLEDGQESWELKLKLSQLLIDAGESSTARIILKEILGVQPDHSNAVSMLIWTYLDVDEVNQARVVLESYLPAFPDDFFLHRLMGSILQDIAVETGDSLHFQQALDALEKTLEIRPDDGQTLHMIAATLDLCGRREEVLQTYVQLITINPEDDLALNNYAYLLTEGEVSEDTLRHAAGFVERALVINPNNAPYLDTAGWIYFKLGHIQLAREFIDRSLNINPDNPEVLMHMGDVLEYLGKSNEAYIYYMRAGKLR, encoded by the coding sequence ATGCCCATTAATCGTTTATCACATAGAATGGTCGTATGGATCTACTCAGCTATTACTGTGGTTGTTACTGCTATTTCACTGAATGCTCAAGAAAATATCCGCACTTACGATACGCGAGCCATTGATGCATTCATGAATGGAATGAATCTGGAATCAGATGGAAAGCTTGACCAGGCCATTATCGCTTATGAGCGAGCTCTTACATTTGATGCCGGAGCGGCTGACATTCATTTTTCACTTGCCAGATTATACTTTCAAGTGGATCAAAAAGCACTTGCCAAGGCAGCCTTGCTGGAAGTGATCGATCTACAACCCCATAACTTGAAAGCCCTTGAATTGTTGGGTGAGATTGCCCAGTCAGAAGCAGAGCATACTCTGGCCCTGAACTATTTTGATCAGATCCTGGATGTGGAGCATAATAATGATTATGCCATTCTCCAGACAGCCCGGATATACCATGTATTGGGAGATACCATCCGTGAAGCTGATTTTTTAATTCGCCTCTGGGAATTGGATACAGATCGGATGGCTGCTCTGCAACGGGCTGAAAACATCTACCTCAATGCCAATGACTATACCCGAATTACTGATCTTTATGACAAGCTTATTAAACGGATGCCGACACAGACTGACCTGGTAGGTCGTCAGATCAGATTATTCCTCGGCATGAATCGCTTTTTTGCCGCTGAAGCCTTGATGGATTCACTGATCGAGGTTGCTCCATATTCTATGGATCTGCAAAGCATGAAAACTGATCTGGTAAAGGTCATGCACGGTGAAATGGCAGCCATAGATTATCTCACTAAGGTTCTGGAAGATGGTCAGGAATCCTGGGAACTTAAGCTCAAGCTGAGCCAATTGCTTATCGATGCCGGCGAGTCCAGTACAGCTCGTATCATCCTGAAAGAGATCCTGGGAGTACAGCCAGATCATTCTAATGCTGTATCCATGTTGATCTGGACCTATTTGGATGTAGATGAAGTGAATCAGGCCCGGGTCGTTTTGGAAAGTTATCTCCCAGCCTTTCCAGATGATTTCTTCCTGCATCGGTTAATGGGCAGTATCCTACAGGATATTGCAGTTGAAACGGGGGACTCACTCCATTTTCAGCAGGCTCTGGATGCCCTGGAAAAGACCCTCGAAATTCGTCCGGATGATGGGCAAACCCTCCATATGATCGCCGCAACATTAGATCTTTGCGGACGACGTGAGGAAGTATTGCAAACCTACGTTCAATTGATCACTATCAACCCGGAAGATGATCTGGCCTTAAATAATTATGCTTACCTGCTAACAGAAGGGGAGGTGAGTGAGGATACCCTGCGCCATGCTGCAGGATTTGTTGAACGAGCGTTGGTCATCAATCCCAACAATGCTCCTTATCTTGATACAGCCGGTTGGATATATTTTAAACTTGGCCACATCCAGCTGGCCCGTGAATTCATTGATCGGTCTTTGAATATCAATCCCGACAATCCAGAGGTTTTAATGCATATGGGAGATGTTTTGGAGTATCTTGGAAAGTCAAATGAAGCTTATATCTACTATATGCGAGCAGGTAAATTACGTTAA
- a CDS encoding Na+/H+ antiporter NhaC family protein: MLTAVCLLYFSISPIQAQDLEFPPIILSGVPFEVSWEHFDQASEQEPVTVTGFEKSALQITTDKGSAQVILKGRATLEYGLGAEEITRKEIATIPGWLSILPPLLAIILALLTREMLISLFSGIWAGVTIMLSYNPIDGFLSSLDSYIVHTVANPGHATILLFTFGFGGLIGIVQKNGGLAGIVAIAARFAKTRVRGQVATASMGLFIFFDDYANSLLVGNTMRPFTDKLRISREKLSYIVDSTAAPVASIGLISTWIVFAMSLLDGQLKVLGIQTNAYLLFLLSIPFSYYAILAIVFVFMNATMRREFGPMYAAESRTITTGAVLGPGAKPLSDDSLLRNAIPKDIPHRWYNAVIPIFIVILMTITGMIVTGMPDAFPAGSTALEKLLLIMENTDSSQALLWASYIAIVVAIVMALSQRLLTLKAALESWFEGARTMFLAAIILVLAWSLGSVCTDIHTADFIVHYTRDWISPGLLPTLTFIIAALISFATGTSYGTMSILIPLVVPLSIQLYGDVHTVLFWATFSGIISGATFGDHCSPISDTTILSSLASGADNVDHVQTQLPYALLVGTVAILFGFLPIGLISEPSYFTGILFYALSIGTLYLVLKFYGKPLPELPENTTEINAH, translated from the coding sequence TTGCTGACAGCCGTTTGCTTACTCTATTTTTCCATTTCCCCAATTCAAGCCCAAGACTTGGAATTTCCACCAATTATTCTTTCCGGTGTACCCTTTGAGGTTAGTTGGGAGCATTTTGACCAGGCTTCCGAACAGGAGCCGGTTACCGTTACCGGATTTGAAAAAAGCGCACTCCAGATCACGACTGATAAGGGCAGTGCCCAGGTTATCCTTAAGGGACGAGCTACTCTGGAGTACGGGTTGGGCGCCGAAGAGATCACCCGCAAAGAAATTGCAACTATACCAGGGTGGCTCAGTATCCTGCCCCCGTTGTTAGCTATCATTTTAGCTTTACTCACCAGGGAAATGTTGATCTCACTTTTTTCTGGGATATGGGCAGGGGTGACCATTATGCTCAGCTATAACCCCATCGATGGCTTTCTCAGTTCATTGGATAGCTATATAGTTCACACGGTTGCCAATCCCGGTCATGCTACCATTCTCCTGTTTACCTTTGGATTCGGGGGTCTCATCGGGATAGTGCAGAAGAACGGTGGTCTGGCCGGGATTGTGGCCATTGCTGCTCGGTTTGCCAAGACACGGGTACGGGGACAGGTTGCTACAGCATCCATGGGTCTCTTTATTTTCTTTGATGATTATGCCAACAGTCTTTTGGTGGGAAACACCATGAGGCCCTTTACCGACAAGTTGAGGATCAGTCGAGAAAAGCTGAGCTATATCGTTGATTCTACAGCTGCACCGGTTGCCAGTATTGGCTTGATTAGCACCTGGATCGTTTTCGCCATGTCGCTTTTAGATGGTCAGCTAAAGGTTCTGGGGATTCAGACCAATGCGTATTTGTTATTTCTTTTGTCAATACCATTTAGTTATTATGCAATTCTAGCCATCGTATTTGTGTTTATGAATGCCACAATGCGCCGTGAGTTTGGACCCATGTATGCGGCTGAATCAAGAACGATTACCACAGGGGCTGTTTTAGGACCCGGTGCCAAACCGTTGTCAGATGATTCGCTGCTCAGAAATGCGATCCCCAAGGATATTCCCCACCGCTGGTACAATGCGGTGATACCGATATTCATCGTCATTCTTATGACCATTACCGGGATGATTGTTACCGGTATGCCGGATGCTTTTCCGGCGGGCTCCACTGCTCTGGAGAAGTTGCTGTTGATCATGGAAAATACTGATTCCAGTCAGGCTCTTTTGTGGGCTAGCTATATTGCCATTGTTGTGGCCATAGTGATGGCGTTAAGTCAACGATTGTTAACCCTCAAAGCTGCCTTGGAAAGTTGGTTTGAAGGTGCCCGAACCATGTTTTTAGCCGCCATCATTCTGGTATTGGCCTGGAGTCTGGGATCGGTTTGTACCGATATTCACACAGCTGATTTTATCGTGCACTATACTCGGGATTGGATCTCACCTGGTCTTCTTCCCACCCTGACCTTTATTATTGCAGCATTGATCAGTTTTGCTACAGGTACTTCTTATGGAACCATGTCGATCCTGATCCCGCTCGTCGTTCCGCTCTCCATTCAGTTGTATGGTGATGTTCATACGGTCTTGTTTTGGGCTACTTTCTCAGGGATCATCAGTGGAGCAACATTTGGTGATCACTGTTCACCAATCTCGGATACCACCATTCTTTCATCACTGGCTAGTGGCGCTGATAATGTGGACCATGTGCAAACCCAGTTGCCTTACGCCCTGTTGGTTGGCACCGTGGCTATTTTGTTCGGTTTTCTACCCATCGGACTGATCTCCGAACCATCATATTTCACGGGAATCCTATTTTATGCTCTGAGTATCGGGACACTGTATCTTGTCTTAAAATTCTACGGCAAACCGCTTCCGGAATTACCAGAGAATACTACGGAGATTAATGCCCATTAA